One Nitrososphaerota archaeon DNA segment encodes these proteins:
- a CDS encoding iron transporter: MARVCTKCKNEIPDSEQLDAVGGTYPCCTKCWEEWKTYRIMVMNELRLDMSLSDHRKLLKKNEKIFVGVLTPQGDVIDFSNEGNRKPDKPQV; this comes from the coding sequence ATGGCGCGAGTTTGCACAAAATGCAAAAATGAGATACCAGACTCTGAGCAGCTTGATGCAGTGGGTGGAACATATCCGTGTTGTACCAAGTGTTGGGAGGAATGGAAGACCTACAGAATAATGGTCATGAACGAGCTAAGGCTGGACATGTCGCTGTCAGACCACAGAAAACTGCTCAAAAAGAACGAAAAGATCTTTGTTGGGGTATTGACTCCTCAGGGAGATGTAATCGACTTTTCTAATGAGGGCAACCGCAAGCCAGACAAGCCTCAGGTCTAA
- a CDS encoding adenylosuccinate synthetase, translating into MPSTVVVGGFFGDEGKGKIISYLAQNDNPSIVVRGGAGPNAGHTIEDGNKKYKVRMLPSGFLNKKARLMIGPGVVVNPDVLHKEIEEFGTARRSFVDNNCGIIEKTHTDADGGGRLKEKIGSTGSGTGPANADRAMRTLKMAKEIPSLKPYLIDVAQELHRALDAEENVLVEGTQGTFLSLWHGTYPFVTSKDVTASGICADIGLGPKNVDDVMVVFKSYVTRVGTGNLQGELPMDEVAKRGWSEVGTVTGRQRRAAEFDFALAKRAVMLNSASQIALTKLDVLFPECAHKNSFKDLSVAAKKFITDVEDKTDVAVKLIGTGPGVTDIIDLRE; encoded by the coding sequence ATGCCCTCGACTGTTGTGGTTGGTGGATTTTTTGGAGATGAAGGAAAAGGCAAAATCATCTCATATCTGGCGCAAAACGACAATCCAAGCATTGTAGTCAGGGGAGGGGCAGGACCAAACGCAGGCCACACGATAGAGGATGGCAACAAAAAATACAAGGTCCGAATGCTGCCTAGCGGATTTTTGAACAAAAAGGCAAGACTGATGATTGGCCCGGGCGTCGTGGTGAATCCGGATGTATTGCACAAGGAAATTGAAGAGTTTGGCACTGCTCGGAGATCATTCGTTGATAATAACTGCGGCATAATAGAAAAAACCCACACTGATGCAGACGGCGGAGGTAGGCTAAAGGAAAAAATCGGAAGCACTGGCTCTGGCACTGGTCCTGCAAATGCCGACAGAGCCATGCGCACGCTAAAGATGGCAAAAGAGATTCCCTCACTCAAGCCGTATCTAATTGATGTGGCACAGGAGCTTCACAGGGCACTAGATGCAGAGGAAAACGTCCTAGTCGAAGGCACACAGGGAACATTTCTCTCGCTGTGGCATGGAACATACCCATTTGTCACATCAAAGGACGTTACAGCCTCGGGAATATGCGCGGACATTGGGCTTGGCCCGAAAAACGTCGACGACGTAATGGTAGTCTTCAAGTCTTATGTTACTCGCGTGGGCACAGGCAATCTCCAAGGAGAGCTACCTATGGACGAGGTGGCAAAGCGTGGCTGGTCGGAAGTAGGCACAGTAACAGGCAGGCAGAGGCGTGCAGCAGAATTTGACTTTGCGCTTGCCAAGCGTGCAGTGATGCTCAACTCCGCATCACAAATTGCGCTCACAAAACTAGACGTATTGTTCCCAGAGTGTGCGCACAAAAATTCATTTAAAGATTTGAGCGTAGCGGCAAAAAAATTCATCACCGATGTAGAAGATAAAACAGATGTAGCAGTTAAGCTGATAGGTACAGGCCCAGGCGTTACTGATATTATTGATTTGAGAGAATAA